Proteins from one Periplaneta americana isolate PAMFEO1 chromosome 6, P.americana_PAMFEO1_priV1, whole genome shotgun sequence genomic window:
- the mys gene encoding integrin beta-PS isoform X2, which translates to MRAWVLLLVTLPAVLSQGEKKHSSQDPCASKTTCHDCIRTPTCAWCSEPWDLTDRRYLERKRCFLPTAISSHSFQCQREFMVNPSNDYRLLEKKALTNATAIKKTSSHTYTQSSYNRTSFHEEEAIQIYPQRVSLKLRAHEAFRFSVKYSQALHYPVDLYYLMDLSKSMEDDKEKLSDLGDLLVASMQEITNNFRLGFGSFVDKVVMPYVSTVPKKLAEPCTGCEAPYGFRNHMSLSDNVGTFSVQVKKAAVSGNLDAPEGGFDAIMQAVVCREQIGWREKARRLLVFSTDAGFHYAGDGKLGGIVKPNDGECHLNDYGEYTHSTFQDYPSISQVNLKVRQNAINVIFAVTSEQIGVYERLKDHVEGASSGMLSNDSSNVVDLVREQYDKISSSVEMKDNATSDSVKVTYYSACKGGGPAVQTNKCDGLKVGDVVNFEAEVEVTNCPSDPEKWKQIFKIYPVGINESLIVDLEMLCSCPCEKRGDAWYKERAEECSYHGTLKCGICECDSTHFGRACECGSETKHKPEFELGCRPDNTTLVDCSGRGSCVCGICECETRENPLEVISGPYCECDNFSCDYANGELCGGPDHGTCVCGKCHCNGNWTGDACDCRTSNLSCIPPGGGDVCSGNGECKCGFCECYEVNDGRYTGKFCEKHPTSAGRCPDFKNCVQCLMYQTGPLTKEECEKCPFVPISVDVVEADIEAGEVLCSYQDEDGCLFLYVYTYSENNTLIVRAGEERKCPPEIFVLGIVLGVIGAIVLIGLALLLLWKLLTTIHDRREFAKFEKERMMAKWDTGENPIYKQATSTFKNPTYAGK; encoded by the exons AGGTATCTTGAGCGAAAACGCTGCTTCTTGCCGACAGCCATCAGCAGCCATTCATTCCAGTGTCAGAGAGAGTTCATGGTGAACCCTAGCAATGACTACAGGCTGCTGGAGAAGAAAGCGCTTACGAATGCGACGGCCATCAAGAAGACGTCGAGTCACACCTACACCCAGAGTTCCTACAACCGCACATCCTTCCACGAAGAGGAGGCCATCCAGATCTACCCACAGCGTGTCTCTCTTAAACTCAGAGCTC ACGAAGCTTTCCGGTTCAGCGTGAAGTACTCGCAAGCCCTTCACTACCCCGTGGACTTGTACTACCTCATGGACCTGTCCAAGTCGATGGAGGACGACAAGGAGAAGCTGTCTGACCTTGGTGATCTGCTGGTGGCCAGCATGCAGGAAATCACCAACAACTTCAGACTTGGGTTTGGTAGCTTTGTGGACAAGGTTGTGATGCCTTACGTCAGCACCGTGCCAAAGAA ACTAGCTGAACCATGCACCGGCTGTGAGGCGCCATATGGATTCCGAAACCACATGTCTCTCAGTGACAATGTGGGCACATTCTCT GTGCAAGTGAAAAAGGCAGCAGTGTCCGGAAATTTGGACGCCCCTGAGGGAGGTTTTGACGCCATCATGCAAGCTGTAGTCTGTAGAGAACAGATCGGCTGGAGAGAGAAAGCCAGAAGACTGCTGGTCTTCTCGACTGATGCGGGTTTCCACTACGCTGGAGATGGCAAG CTCGGTGGTATTGTGAAGCCCAATGACGGGGAGTGTCACCTGAACGATTATGGGGAGTACACTCACTCAACATTCCAAGACTATCCGTCAATCTCCCAAGTGAACCTGAAGGTTCGCCAGAATGCTATCAACGTGATCTTTGCCGTGACATCCGAGCAGATTGGAGTGTACGAACGTCTGAAAGATCACGTGGAAGGAGCCTCCTCAGGGATGCTGTCTAACGATTCGTCTAACGTTGTGGACCTTGTTCGAGAACAGTACGAT AAAATTTCCTCGTCTGTTGAGATGAAGGACAACGCGACTTCCGACTCCGTCAAAGTGACATACTACTCAGCCTGCAAAGGGGGCGGCCCAGCTGTCCAGACCAACAAGTGCGATGGCCTCAAAGTTGGCGATGTGGTCAATTTCGAGGCAGAAGTTGAGGTCACAAACTGTCCGTCAGATCCTGAAAAATGGAAGCAGATATTCAAAATCTATCCTGTTGGAATTAACGAATCCCTCATTGTGGACCTGGAGATGTTGTGTAGCTGTCCCTGCGAGAAACGAGGAGATGCT TGGTACAAGGAGCGAGCAGAGGAGTGCTCGTACCACGGCACGTTGAAGTGTGGCATCTGCGAGTGTGACAGCACGCATTTCGGTCGTGCCTGTGAGTGCGGCAGTGAGACGAAACACAAGCCGGAGTTCGAGCTGGGCTGCCGACCGGACAACACAACACTGGTGGACTGCTCGGGGCGAGGCAGCTGCGTGTGCGGCATCTGTGAATGTGAGACCAGGGAGAATCCTCTAGAG GTGATATCTGGGCCGTACTGTGAGTGTGACAACTTCTCATGTGATTACGCTAACGGAGAGCTGTGCGGAGGGCCAGACCACGGCACGTGCGTGTGCGGCAAGTGCCACTGCAATGGAAACTGGACTGGCGATGCTTGTGACTGCCGCACATCGAACCTCTCTTGCATTCCACCAGGAGGCGGGGATGTCTGCTCGGGCAATGGAGAGTGCAAGTGTGGCTTTTGTGAGTGCTATGAGGTCAATGATGGACGGTACACCGGCAAGTTCTGCGAGAAGCACCCA ACAAGTGCTGGACGCTGCCCTGACTTCAAGAACTGTGTGCAGTGCCTCATGTACCAGACAGGACCTCTCACCAAGGAGGAGTGCGAGAAATGCCCCTTCGTGCCAATCTCTGTGGATGTTGTGGAAG CTGACATTGAAGCTGGAGAAGTGCTGTGCTCATACCAAGATGAAGATGGCTGCCTTTTCTTGTACGTGTACACTTATTCAGAAAATAACACACTTATAGTGAGAGCTGGGGAGGAGAGGAAGTGTCCTCCGGAAATCTTTGTTCTTG GAATTGTGCTGGGAGTGATCGGTGCCATTGTGCTCATCGGGTTGGCACTTCTGCTGTTATGGAAGCTTCTCACCACCATTCATGACCGCCGGGAATTCGCCAAGTTCGAGAAGGAGCGAATGATGGCCAAGTGGGATACA GGTGAGAATCCAATCTACAAACAAGCCACATCCACTTTCAAGAACCCGACGTATGCCGGGAAGTGA
- the mys gene encoding integrin beta-PS isoform X1, whose translation MRAWVLLLVTLPAVLSQGEKKHSSQDPCASKTTCHDCIRTPTCAWCSEPWDLTDRRYLERKRCFLPTAISSHSFQCQREFMVNPSNDYRLLEKKALTNATAIKKTSSHTYTQSSYNRTSFHEEEAIQIYPQRVSLKLRAHEAFRFSVKYSQALHYPVDLYYLMDLSKSMEDDKEKLSDLGDLLVASMQEITNNFRLGFGSFVDKVVMPYVSTVPKNLIEPCTGCAAPYGFRNIMSLSDNTDRFSVQVKKAAVSGNLDAPEGGFDAIMQAVVCREQIGWREKARRLLVFSTDAGFHYAGDGKLGGIVKPNDGECHLNDYGEYTHSTFQDYPSISQVNLKVRQNAINVIFAVTSEQIGVYERLKDHVEGASSGMLSNDSSNVVDLVREQYDKISSSVEMKDNATSDSVKVTYYSACKGGGPAVQTNKCDGLKVGDVVNFEAEVEVTNCPSDPEKWKQIFKIYPVGINESLIVDLEMLCSCPCEKRGDAWYKERAEECSYHGTLKCGICECDSTHFGRACECGSETKHKPEFELGCRPDNTTLVDCSGRGSCVCGICECETRENPLEVISGPYCECDNFSCDYANGELCGGPDHGTCVCGKCHCNGNWTGDACDCRTSNLSCIPPGGGDVCSGNGECKCGFCECYEVNDGRYTGKFCEKHPTSAGRCPDFKNCVQCLMYQTGPLTKEECEKCPFVPISVDVVEADIEAGEVLCSYQDEDGCLFLYVYTYSENNTLIVRAGEERKCPPEIFVLGIVLGVIGAIVLIGLALLLLWKLLTTIHDRREFAKFEKERMMAKWDTGENPIYKQATSTFKNPTYAGK comes from the exons AGGTATCTTGAGCGAAAACGCTGCTTCTTGCCGACAGCCATCAGCAGCCATTCATTCCAGTGTCAGAGAGAGTTCATGGTGAACCCTAGCAATGACTACAGGCTGCTGGAGAAGAAAGCGCTTACGAATGCGACGGCCATCAAGAAGACGTCGAGTCACACCTACACCCAGAGTTCCTACAACCGCACATCCTTCCACGAAGAGGAGGCCATCCAGATCTACCCACAGCGTGTCTCTCTTAAACTCAGAGCTC ACGAAGCTTTCCGGTTCAGCGTGAAGTACTCGCAAGCCCTTCACTACCCCGTGGACTTGTACTACCTCATGGACCTGTCCAAGTCGATGGAGGACGACAAGGAGAAGCTGTCTGACCTTGGTGATCTGCTGGTGGCCAGCATGCAGGAAATCACCAACAACTTCAGACTTGGGTTTGGTAGCTTTGTGGACAAGGTTGTGATGCCTTACGTCAGCACCGTGCCAAAGAA TCTTATCGAACCGTGCACGGGTTGTGCTGCTCCGTACGGGTTTCGCAATATCATGTCCCTTAGCGACAACACCGATAGATTCTCT GTGCAAGTGAAAAAGGCAGCAGTGTCCGGAAATTTGGACGCCCCTGAGGGAGGTTTTGACGCCATCATGCAAGCTGTAGTCTGTAGAGAACAGATCGGCTGGAGAGAGAAAGCCAGAAGACTGCTGGTCTTCTCGACTGATGCGGGTTTCCACTACGCTGGAGATGGCAAG CTCGGTGGTATTGTGAAGCCCAATGACGGGGAGTGTCACCTGAACGATTATGGGGAGTACACTCACTCAACATTCCAAGACTATCCGTCAATCTCCCAAGTGAACCTGAAGGTTCGCCAGAATGCTATCAACGTGATCTTTGCCGTGACATCCGAGCAGATTGGAGTGTACGAACGTCTGAAAGATCACGTGGAAGGAGCCTCCTCAGGGATGCTGTCTAACGATTCGTCTAACGTTGTGGACCTTGTTCGAGAACAGTACGAT AAAATTTCCTCGTCTGTTGAGATGAAGGACAACGCGACTTCCGACTCCGTCAAAGTGACATACTACTCAGCCTGCAAAGGGGGCGGCCCAGCTGTCCAGACCAACAAGTGCGATGGCCTCAAAGTTGGCGATGTGGTCAATTTCGAGGCAGAAGTTGAGGTCACAAACTGTCCGTCAGATCCTGAAAAATGGAAGCAGATATTCAAAATCTATCCTGTTGGAATTAACGAATCCCTCATTGTGGACCTGGAGATGTTGTGTAGCTGTCCCTGCGAGAAACGAGGAGATGCT TGGTACAAGGAGCGAGCAGAGGAGTGCTCGTACCACGGCACGTTGAAGTGTGGCATCTGCGAGTGTGACAGCACGCATTTCGGTCGTGCCTGTGAGTGCGGCAGTGAGACGAAACACAAGCCGGAGTTCGAGCTGGGCTGCCGACCGGACAACACAACACTGGTGGACTGCTCGGGGCGAGGCAGCTGCGTGTGCGGCATCTGTGAATGTGAGACCAGGGAGAATCCTCTAGAG GTGATATCTGGGCCGTACTGTGAGTGTGACAACTTCTCATGTGATTACGCTAACGGAGAGCTGTGCGGAGGGCCAGACCACGGCACGTGCGTGTGCGGCAAGTGCCACTGCAATGGAAACTGGACTGGCGATGCTTGTGACTGCCGCACATCGAACCTCTCTTGCATTCCACCAGGAGGCGGGGATGTCTGCTCGGGCAATGGAGAGTGCAAGTGTGGCTTTTGTGAGTGCTATGAGGTCAATGATGGACGGTACACCGGCAAGTTCTGCGAGAAGCACCCA ACAAGTGCTGGACGCTGCCCTGACTTCAAGAACTGTGTGCAGTGCCTCATGTACCAGACAGGACCTCTCACCAAGGAGGAGTGCGAGAAATGCCCCTTCGTGCCAATCTCTGTGGATGTTGTGGAAG CTGACATTGAAGCTGGAGAAGTGCTGTGCTCATACCAAGATGAAGATGGCTGCCTTTTCTTGTACGTGTACACTTATTCAGAAAATAACACACTTATAGTGAGAGCTGGGGAGGAGAGGAAGTGTCCTCCGGAAATCTTTGTTCTTG GAATTGTGCTGGGAGTGATCGGTGCCATTGTGCTCATCGGGTTGGCACTTCTGCTGTTATGGAAGCTTCTCACCACCATTCATGACCGCCGGGAATTCGCCAAGTTCGAGAAGGAGCGAATGATGGCCAAGTGGGATACA GGTGAGAATCCAATCTACAAACAAGCCACATCCACTTTCAAGAACCCGACGTATGCCGGGAAGTGA